A genomic window from Oceanobacillus timonensis includes:
- a CDS encoding Rpn family recombination-promoting nuclease/putative transposase translates to MIHSWKIKEFPSRIGENGEVYRNSIPKKEFHQLMDLKIDVAFKKLFGDERYKKITIAFLNAFFIQSKRAPIKDMTFQEEKMTGSELPHLSLVVETENKESIYVEILFPDQDAPENQSFYFWSDVYRRQFATSSAFGEYDGVITISIMHFEIFHESDKYHSIFRLTDKEEPMMLTNLQESHFIEVPKLIHRWNEGSLNWKEDALTGWLLLLAVVDSTKHYFHLNMYQALEKIAATDKHMAAAMKAWSDISCIDENQLIYKDRQKQIIEQQFLKEIEITEEKRKVVQERTEQLEQKYQQIKKQYEQQKLELVEEKEKRMEAE, encoded by the coding sequence ATGATTCACTCTTGGAAAATAAAGGAATTCCCTTCTCGAATTGGCGAAAATGGAGAAGTGTATCGAAATTCCATTCCAAAAAAAGAATTTCATCAGCTGATGGATTTAAAAATTGATGTTGCCTTTAAAAAATTATTCGGGGATGAAAGATATAAGAAGATAACAATCGCCTTCTTGAACGCATTTTTTATACAATCCAAACGAGCGCCAATTAAAGATATGACATTTCAAGAAGAAAAGATGACAGGAAGTGAACTGCCTCATTTGAGCTTGGTTGTAGAAACAGAAAATAAAGAATCCATTTATGTAGAAATACTTTTTCCGGATCAGGATGCTCCTGAAAATCAGTCCTTCTATTTCTGGTCTGATGTATACCGCCGGCAATTTGCAACAAGTTCTGCGTTCGGTGAATATGATGGAGTTATTACAATCAGCATCATGCATTTTGAGATATTTCATGAAAGTGATAAATATCATTCTATATTTCGGTTAACGGACAAAGAAGAACCGATGATGCTAACTAATTTGCAGGAAAGCCATTTTATTGAAGTTCCGAAATTGATCCACCGTTGGAATGAAGGCAGCTTGAACTGGAAAGAAGACGCTTTAACTGGATGGTTACTATTACTGGCGGTCGTTGACAGCACAAAGCATTATTTTCATCTGAATATGTATCAAGCATTAGAAAAAATAGCAGCAACAGATAAGCATATGGCAGCGGCTATGAAAGCATGGAGCGATATCAGCTGTATAGATGAAAATCAACTGATTTATAAAGATAGACAGAAGCAGATAATAGAACAGCAATTTTTAAAAGAGATCGAAATAACCGAAGAAAAAAGAAAAGTTGTTCAGGAAAGAACGGAACAGTTAGAACAGAAGTATCAGCAGATAAAAAAACAATATGAACAGCAAAAATTAGAACTCGTGGAAGAAAAAGAGAAAAGAATGGAAGCAGAATAA
- a CDS encoding DedA family protein, giving the protein MGQWVTTMMEQFGYLGIFLMMTLENLFPPIPSEIILPFGGFMTTYSVLTYLGVLAASTLGALIGAMLLYCAGMLLDIAWLEKMIDRYGKVLRLKRADIYKADAWFEKYGYWTVFFCRMVPLLRSLISIPAGMARMNFGIFILLTAVGSIIWNSILIGVGAVLGNNWYRVAAFMDVYSNFVYVFIMVGILFFCIWYIKKRKKENL; this is encoded by the coding sequence ATGGGACAATGGGTTACAACCATGATGGAGCAATTTGGTTATCTGGGTATTTTCCTAATGATGACATTGGAGAACTTATTTCCGCCGATACCATCTGAGATTATTCTTCCTTTTGGAGGATTTATGACCACTTACAGCGTCTTAACCTATTTGGGGGTATTAGCTGCATCTACACTGGGAGCGCTTATTGGAGCCATGCTTTTGTACTGTGCAGGGATGTTACTGGATATCGCTTGGCTTGAGAAAATGATTGATCGATACGGTAAAGTACTGCGTTTAAAAAGAGCCGATATTTATAAGGCGGATGCATGGTTTGAAAAATATGGCTATTGGACCGTTTTCTTTTGCAGAATGGTTCCGCTTTTAAGAAGTTTAATCTCTATCCCCGCTGGGATGGCAAGAATGAATTTTGGTATATTTATTTTGTTAACAGCTGTCGGTTCTATTATTTGGAATAGCATTCTTATTGGTGTCGGTGCAGTTCTGGGGAATAATTGGTATCGTGTTGCAGCGTTTATGGATGTTTATTCAAATTTTGTCTATGTTTTTATTATGGTTGGAATTTTGTTTTTCTGCATTTGGTATATAAAAAAACGGAAGAAAGAGAATCTGTAG
- a CDS encoding MsnO8 family LLM class oxidoreductase, producing the protein MKLSILDQSPLFADADAKQALEASMELAVLADQSGYERYWVAEHHGMQGLASPAPDILLGIIGSKTENIRIGSGAVLLPNYRPYNIAERYRMLATLYPGRVDLGLGRAPGGSAEASIALAGNFLEKVKEMPAYMDELLHFLQDDFSPEHLYSRVTAAPVPPVQPEPWLLGTSERSAKLAATKKLPYVFGHFMGADNGPEIVASYKRQTENLPTIVAVSVLCAATEQEALELAEEAKRKREEQDPSPQADPEEQSKIADKQIIGDKALVQEKLTALQEAYQCDEIMVLTMAPTYEARAFSYRQLAEIMNQTK; encoded by the coding sequence ATGAAATTAAGTATTTTAGACCAATCTCCATTATTTGCAGATGCCGATGCAAAGCAGGCGCTGGAGGCCAGTATGGAATTAGCAGTCTTGGCGGACCAGTCCGGATATGAACGTTATTGGGTCGCGGAGCATCATGGGATGCAAGGATTAGCCAGTCCTGCACCGGATATATTACTGGGGATTATTGGCAGCAAAACCGAAAATATTCGAATTGGTTCGGGTGCGGTGCTATTACCTAATTATCGTCCCTATAATATTGCGGAACGTTACCGGATGCTTGCTACTCTATATCCAGGACGGGTAGACTTAGGACTTGGCAGAGCACCGGGCGGTTCAGCAGAAGCTTCGATTGCACTTGCAGGGAACTTTTTAGAAAAGGTGAAAGAAATGCCTGCGTATATGGACGAATTACTTCATTTTCTTCAAGATGATTTTTCGCCGGAACATCTTTATTCACGGGTGACAGCTGCACCAGTACCGCCTGTTCAGCCTGAACCTTGGCTTCTGGGAACCAGCGAGCGTAGTGCAAAACTTGCGGCAACAAAGAAATTACCTTATGTTTTTGGGCATTTTATGGGTGCTGATAATGGTCCGGAAATTGTAGCCAGTTATAAAAGACAAACGGAGAATCTGCCCACTATCGTTGCTGTATCTGTTCTTTGCGCTGCAACTGAACAGGAAGCGCTGGAATTGGCAGAAGAAGCAAAACGCAAAAGGGAAGAGCAGGACCCTTCTCCACAGGCAGATCCGGAAGAGCAATCGAAAATTGCAGATAAACAAATCATTGGGGATAAAGCTCTTGTTCAAGAAAAACTTACGGCACTGCAAGAAGCCTATCAATGTGATGAAATCATGGTTCTTACAATGGCGCCTACCTATGAAGCAAGAGCATTTTCTTATCGCCAATTAGCAGAAATAATGAATCAAACAAAGTAG
- a CDS encoding DUF1836 domain-containing protein, whose translation MDIKKQLEGLHLENQLKPEEIPDLDLYMDQVIQLFENKYASSKRYEEDKVLTKTMINNYAKAKLFFPIENKKYSKDHLFLISMIYQMKSVLSIKDIGKTFAKANQRIADEDFDLEKFYANYMYLMDKNVAGFEEYIAEQEKIFETELDKDIVNDTYLQQVLLITSLTGMSNFYRRAAEKLVDQLKWKGEQEE comes from the coding sequence ATGGATATAAAAAAACAATTAGAAGGTCTTCATTTAGAAAACCAATTAAAACCAGAAGAAATACCTGACTTAGATTTATATATGGACCAGGTCATTCAACTGTTTGAAAACAAATATGCTTCTTCCAAACGTTATGAGGAAGATAAGGTATTAACGAAAACGATGATAAATAATTATGCAAAAGCTAAATTATTTTTCCCAATAGAAAATAAAAAGTACTCGAAAGATCATCTTTTTCTAATCAGTATGATTTATCAAATGAAAAGTGTTTTATCGATTAAAGATATCGGGAAAACATTCGCAAAGGCTAATCAGCGTATAGCGGATGAAGATTTTGATTTGGAGAAATTTTACGCTAATTATATGTATTTAATGGATAAAAATGTGGCTGGTTTTGAAGAATATATAGCGGAGCAGGAAAAAATATTCGAGACGGAATTAGATAAAGATATTGTCAATGATACATACTTACAACAAGTATTACTCATTACGAGCTTGACAGGGATGAGTAATTTTTACCGACGAGCAGCAGAAAAGCTGGTTGATCAATTAAAATGGAAAGGGGAGCAAGAAGAATGA